The nucleotide sequence TTTCTTCATCGCTAAACCTCCTAGAACTACTTATTAATTTCTATCCTTATGTCCTTCTTCTTATCTTCGTCGGATAGTAGCATGTAAGTTTTTGTTATGTCAAGAACTTTAAGGTTTTCAACAAGTTCACCTTTCCCCACATAAAATTCTTCTCCTGTACTTTTATTCTTTATCGTTGCAACCAGCCGTCCTCCAATATCAATAACACCGATATACTCATATTTTGTTGCTGGTTTTATTTTCTTTTCCACTTTCTTTTCCATTACTAGTTCTTCTTTAATCTTAAGCCCTGGCACAGAAGAAAAGGCGTTACGTTTATAAAAATCACGATAGTATAGAATAGGCTTTTTGGTAAAAAGCCCAGCAGACGCACCTAAAGTTTCCTCTTTTGGAATATCCTTATTCAAGACAGCCGGATTATATCTTTGTTCCAACCCAAATTCAGCCTCCAAAGACATGCCTATTTCTTCATTATGACCCCACTGCATGCCCAGTCTGACAGAAAGAAAGAGAAAAACAACCAGAATAAGCCAAAAAATTACTCTTTCAAAATTGTCTTTGAGAATAGCTAAAATTTGGATTAACAGCACTGTCACTTCTTTCCTCCACATCTTTAAATCCAAACAATTGTATTTATCAACAAATCAAGAGAAAGCATATTTGCTTCCTTTGAAGTTATAGAGATTTTCTCTATAACATATAATTCAGAAGCATTTTGCACGTTATATAAAAACTGAGTGATTGCCATAAGATTGCCATTTACAGTAAGTTCTATAGGAACTTCTTCAAAATAGGATTTATTGGAAATCTCACCAAATGTTAAGCTATTAATCGAGAGTAAGTTGCTATTGATACCCAGTTTAAGAATATCCTGCATAACCCCAAGCTGCCTCAATAAAGCAGGAACCTGTTTCCCATCAGGCATTGCATCTGAGAATCCCAATGATGGAGGAATTTCTACACCTGATTTATTGGAGAGCTTAAGCATCTCTCCTCTTACGGTTAATAGTCTCTGCTGGAAAAAAAGCGCAGG is from bacterium and encodes:
- a CDS encoding Amuc_1100 family pilus-like protein, which codes for MRRVSEKYILIGIGVITLVILGMLYVTLAGPIRKKEHIVGSQYTSKSSKLRKYLSGSEGPPSKRIIEVLEEGNKRLEKEYELVKKQLTFEQNVQMPTSGNPALFFQQRLLTVRGEMLKLSNKSGVEIPPSLGFSDAMPDGKQVPALLRQLGVMQDILKLGINSNLLSINSLTFGEISNKSYFEEVPIELTVNGNLMAITQFLYNVQNASELYVIEKISITSKEANMLSLDLLINTIVWI